In Hydrogenovibrio thermophilus, the following are encoded in one genomic region:
- a CDS encoding amidase, whose amino-acid sequence MNSVLNGMVLDLKGAYPVKEGPLNHLRLAVKDLFHLAGVPTSAGNPHWLESHPVPDETASSVLKLLNAGVELVGKTLTDELAYSLNGINYHFGTPCNYAAEGRIPGGSSSGSAVAVSMGLADIGLGTDTGGSIRVPASYNGLFGLRPTHGVIEMDNMVPLAPQFDTIGWMTRDLETLSKVADVMLPPQTVHLPKQLVVFHPIIQGRHLWTDDATNWLADRAAVFEAVSHIELDESLLSFASETYRTLQGFQAWQVHGEWITNEKPVLGSDIAARFDWCRTITEAQYEQAERDRASIRRQIDDYLPSDDTVVMMPTTPGAAPLLDETPEELADYRNELMGLTALAGLTRRPQLHLPVLKDQGAPWGVSLFGAMQQDKALIALSERLLEVNDG is encoded by the coding sequence ATGAACAGCGTTTTAAATGGCATGGTGCTGGATTTAAAAGGGGCTTATCCGGTTAAAGAAGGGCCTTTGAATCACCTGCGTTTGGCGGTGAAGGATTTGTTTCACCTGGCCGGCGTGCCGACATCGGCAGGGAATCCACATTGGTTAGAATCGCACCCGGTGCCGGATGAGACGGCGTCATCGGTTTTAAAACTTTTGAATGCGGGAGTTGAGCTGGTCGGGAAAACCTTAACCGATGAACTGGCGTACAGCCTGAACGGCATCAATTATCACTTTGGTACACCTTGTAATTACGCTGCAGAAGGGCGTATTCCCGGTGGCTCCAGTAGCGGTTCGGCGGTGGCGGTGAGCATGGGGTTGGCGGACATCGGACTGGGCACGGATACCGGTGGCTCGATTCGAGTGCCCGCCAGTTACAATGGTCTGTTCGGCTTGCGACCCACCCACGGTGTGATTGAAATGGACAATATGGTGCCGTTGGCGCCGCAGTTCGATACCATCGGCTGGATGACGCGCGACTTGGAGACCTTATCTAAGGTGGCCGATGTGATGTTGCCGCCGCAAACCGTACACTTGCCAAAACAGCTGGTCGTGTTCCATCCCATTATCCAGGGCCGTCATTTGTGGACGGATGATGCCACCAATTGGCTGGCAGACAGAGCGGCCGTGTTCGAGGCCGTATCCCATATTGAACTGGACGAATCTTTGTTGTCGTTCGCCAGTGAAACCTATCGCACCTTGCAAGGCTTTCAGGCCTGGCAGGTTCACGGTGAATGGATTACTAACGAAAAGCCGGTGCTCGGCAGTGACATTGCTGCGCGGTTTGATTGGTGCCGAACGATTACCGAAGCCCAATATGAACAAGCCGAACGTGACCGGGCCAGTATTCGTCGCCAAATTGATGATTATTTGCCATCGGACGACACGGTGGTCATGATGCCGACAACGCCGGGTGCGGCGCCTTTGTTGGACGAAACACCTGAAGAGCTAGCGGATTATCGAAATGAGTTGATGGGGTTAACGGCGTTGGCCGGTTTGACTCGGCGTCCACAACTGCATTTGCCGGTTTTAAAAGATCAAGGCGCGCCCTGGGGCGTGTCGTTATTCGGTGCCATGCAGCAAGACAAGGCATTGATTGCGTTGTCGGAAAGATTATTGGAGGTAAACGATGGCTAA